Proteins from a single region of Bradyrhizobium diazoefficiens:
- a CDS encoding NAD(P)H-quinone oxidoreductase, protein MDKLPAQMTVVAISKPGGPEVLLPEQRAVPQPGPDEILVKVEAAGVNRPDVAQRSGAYPPPPGASDLPGLEIAGEVVAVGSNAKRHKIGDKVMSLVAGGGYAQYCIAQDAQAMSVPPALSMKEAGALPETLMTVWHNVFERGGLKAGETLLIHGGSSGIGTMAIQLAKAFGAKVFVTVGSQDKVDACLKLGADRAINYKTEDFVAVVKEETDKVGVNLILDMVAGDYVDRNYDAAAVDGRIVQIATLNGPKITANIAKVMVKRLTHTGSTLRPRSNADKAAMVAAIEAKVMPLLREGRVKPLMDSSFPLEKASDAHRRMETSAHIGKIVLEV, encoded by the coding sequence ATGGACAAGCTGCCCGCGCAAATGACCGTGGTCGCCATCTCCAAGCCCGGCGGGCCGGAGGTTCTGCTGCCGGAGCAACGCGCGGTTCCGCAGCCCGGTCCCGACGAGATCCTGGTCAAGGTTGAAGCCGCCGGCGTCAACCGGCCCGACGTGGCGCAGCGCTCCGGCGCCTATCCGCCGCCGCCCGGCGCCAGCGACCTGCCGGGCCTGGAGATCGCCGGCGAAGTTGTGGCGGTCGGCAGCAATGCCAAGCGGCACAAGATCGGCGACAAGGTGATGTCACTCGTCGCCGGCGGCGGCTATGCGCAGTACTGCATCGCGCAGGACGCCCAGGCGATGAGCGTGCCGCCGGCGCTGTCGATGAAGGAAGCCGGCGCACTGCCGGAAACCCTGATGACGGTCTGGCACAATGTGTTCGAGCGCGGCGGGTTGAAGGCCGGCGAGACACTGCTGATCCATGGCGGCTCCTCCGGCATCGGCACCATGGCGATCCAGCTTGCGAAGGCGTTCGGCGCAAAGGTGTTCGTCACCGTGGGATCACAGGACAAGGTCGATGCCTGCCTCAAGCTGGGTGCCGACCGCGCGATCAACTACAAGACCGAGGACTTCGTCGCGGTGGTCAAGGAAGAGACCGACAAGGTCGGCGTCAATCTGATCCTCGACATGGTCGCCGGCGACTATGTCGACCGCAACTATGATGCCGCCGCGGTCGACGGCCGCATCGTGCAGATCGCGACTCTTAACGGCCCCAAGATCACCGCCAACATCGCCAAGGTGATGGTCAAGCGCCTGACCCATACCGGCTCGACCTTGCGGCCCCGTAGTAATGCGGACAAAGCGGCCATGGTGGCTGCGATCGAAGCGAAAGTGATGCCGCTTCTGCGCGAAGGCCGCGTCAAACCGCTGATGGACAGCTCTTTCCCGCTGGAAAAGGCATCCGACGCACATCGGCGCATGGAGACGAGCGCACATATTGGCAAAATTGTGTTGGAGGTCTAG
- a CDS encoding DUF1192 domain-containing protein, with translation MPIEDDDRPRKKVTHEIGQDLSLLSVEELTERVALLKTEIVRLEEAATKKRASRDAANSVFKT, from the coding sequence ATGCCGATCGAAGACGACGACCGCCCGCGCAAGAAGGTCACCCACGAGATCGGACAGGATCTCTCACTGTTGTCGGTCGAGGAACTGACCGAGCGCGTCGCCCTGCTCAAGACCGAGATTGTGCGATTAGAGGAAGCCGCCACCAAGAAGCGCGCCTCGCGCGATGCGGCGAACAGTGTGTTCAAGACGTAG
- a CDS encoding DUF1465 family protein, whose amino-acid sequence MERLHADGALVQLSERFTNSAAFGALFREGMDLVEETAAYLDGAGRTEAKALDRAVSLTYATESMRLTTRLMQLASWLLLHRAVKEGEMTLVQANREKTKVKLSAADPGPSDTIEKLPTQLQDLIHRSMSLQTRVRRLDTTIHTPPAELPAIGNPLVPHLNALKAAFER is encoded by the coding sequence ATGGAACGTTTGCATGCCGACGGTGCCCTCGTTCAACTCAGCGAGCGGTTCACCAATTCTGCGGCCTTTGGCGCCCTGTTCCGCGAAGGCATGGATCTCGTCGAAGAGACAGCCGCCTATCTCGATGGCGCCGGCCGCACCGAGGCCAAGGCGCTCGATCGCGCCGTCAGCCTCACCTATGCGACCGAGAGCATGCGCCTCACGACGCGCCTGATGCAGCTGGCCTCGTGGCTGCTGCTGCACCGCGCGGTGAAGGAAGGCGAGATGACGCTGGTCCAGGCCAATCGCGAGAAGACCAAGGTCAAGCTCTCCGCCGCCGATCCCGGCCCTTCCGATACCATCGAGAAGCTGCCGACCCAGCTCCAGGACCTGATCCATCGTTCGATGAGCCTGCAGACCCGCGTGCGGCGCCTCGACACCACCATCCACACCCCGCCGGCCGAGCTCCCCGCAATCGGCAACCCGCTGGTGCCGCACCTCAATGCGCTGAAGGCCGCGTTCGAGCGGTAG
- the rpmE gene encoding 50S ribosomal protein L31 produces the protein MKAEIHPNYHTIKVVMTDGTEYLTRSTWGKEGDTLNLDIDPKSHPAWTGGNAQLMDRGGRVSRFQKKFSGFLKKD, from the coding sequence ATGAAAGCCGAAATTCACCCGAATTATCATACTATTAAGGTCGTGATGACCGACGGAACCGAGTACCTGACCCGCTCCACCTGGGGCAAGGAAGGCGACACGCTGAACCTCGACATCGACCCGAAGTCGCACCCGGCCTGGACCGGCGGCAACGCCCAGCTGATGGACCGTGGCGGCCGCGTCTCGCGCTTCCAGAAGAAGTTCTCGGGCTTCCTCAAGAAGGATTGA
- a CDS encoding ABC transporter ATP-binding protein/permease: MSAVERLETGPVEAPSIEADLIEQPARGRAKLRPLMALAPYVARYRGRAALAFVALTVAALTTLLVPVAVRRMIDFGLTPEGIALINSYFSVMIAVVGVLAIASAARYYLVMTIGERIVADLRRDVFAHLLSLSSSFFDSARSGELVSRLTADTTQIKSAVGASVSIALRNLMMFFGAAAMMVITSPRLSGFVLLAIPLIVLPLVAFGRWVRRLSRNAQDTLADASAYAGELVGAIRTVQAYTSEGLAAKRFGGEVEQAYEAARTSTQARAVLTAIVIFIVFASVVGILWIGSHDVLTGAITPGRLGQFVLYAAFAAAGLGQLSEVWGEVSAASGAAERLFEILHVQPDIKAPASPRALPVPGRGEVGFDQVSFAYPARPDVNVLDAVSFTVRPGEKVAIVGPSGAGKSTIFHLLLRFYDPRGGAISLDGVPVTAADPRDFRSHIALVPQESNVFAASARENIRFGRPDATDAEVERAAELAHAAEFIRRLPEGFDTPLGERGVTLSGGQRQRIAIARAILRDAPLLLLDEATSALDAESETLVQTALEELMSHRTTLVIAHRLATVLSCDRILVMDQGRIVEQGTHAELVAANGLYARLARLQFEGA; this comes from the coding sequence ATGAGCGCAGTAGAACGGCTTGAAACCGGACCCGTGGAAGCCCCTTCGATCGAAGCCGACCTGATCGAGCAGCCGGCCAGGGGCCGCGCGAAACTGCGGCCGCTGATGGCGCTCGCGCCTTACGTCGCCCGCTATCGCGGCCGGGCGGCGCTTGCCTTCGTCGCGCTGACGGTTGCGGCGCTGACCACGCTGCTGGTGCCGGTCGCGGTGCGCAGGATGATCGATTTCGGCCTGACGCCGGAAGGCATCGCGCTGATCAACAGCTACTTCTCGGTGATGATCGCGGTTGTCGGCGTGCTCGCGATCGCGAGCGCTGCGCGCTACTACTTGGTGATGACGATCGGCGAGCGCATCGTCGCCGATCTCAGGCGGGACGTGTTTGCGCATCTGCTATCGCTCTCGTCTTCCTTCTTCGATTCCGCGCGCAGCGGCGAATTGGTGTCGCGGCTCACCGCCGATACGACGCAAATCAAATCTGCGGTCGGCGCCTCCGTGTCGATCGCGCTGCGCAATCTGATGATGTTTTTTGGCGCGGCGGCGATGATGGTGATCACCAGTCCGCGGCTATCAGGCTTCGTGCTGCTCGCGATCCCCCTGATCGTGCTGCCGCTGGTCGCCTTCGGCCGCTGGGTGCGGCGGCTGTCGCGCAACGCGCAGGACACGCTTGCCGATGCTTCAGCTTATGCCGGCGAGCTGGTCGGCGCGATCCGCACCGTGCAGGCCTATACCAGCGAAGGGCTGGCGGCGAAGCGTTTTGGCGGCGAGGTCGAACAGGCCTATGAGGCGGCGCGCACCTCGACCCAGGCCCGCGCGGTGCTCACCGCCATCGTCATCTTCATCGTGTTCGCCAGCGTGGTCGGTATCCTCTGGATCGGCTCGCATGACGTGCTGACCGGGGCGATCACGCCGGGCCGGCTCGGCCAGTTCGTGCTCTATGCGGCCTTCGCGGCCGCGGGCCTCGGTCAGCTCAGCGAGGTCTGGGGCGAAGTGTCGGCGGCATCAGGCGCCGCCGAACGCCTGTTCGAGATCTTGCACGTGCAGCCCGACATCAAGGCGCCGGCGTCGCCGCGCGCGCTGCCAGTGCCCGGACGCGGCGAGGTCGGCTTCGATCAGGTCAGCTTCGCCTATCCGGCGCGGCCGGACGTCAACGTGCTCGACGCCGTGTCGTTCACCGTGCGGCCCGGCGAGAAGGTCGCGATTGTCGGCCCGTCCGGTGCCGGCAAGAGCACGATCTTCCATCTCTTGCTGCGCTTCTACGATCCCAGAGGCGGCGCGATCTCGCTCGACGGCGTGCCGGTGACGGCGGCCGATCCGCGCGATTTCCGGTCGCATATCGCGCTGGTGCCGCAGGAGTCGAATGTCTTTGCTGCGAGCGCCCGCGAGAACATCCGCTTCGGCCGGCCCGACGCGACCGACGCCGAGGTCGAGCGCGCGGCCGAGCTCGCGCACGCTGCCGAGTTCATCCGCCGCCTGCCCGAAGGCTTCGACACCCCGCTCGGCGAGCGCGGCGTGACGCTCTCCGGCGGCCAGCGCCAGCGCATCGCGATCGCGCGCGCCATCCTGCGCGATGCGCCGCTGTTGCTGCTGGATGAAGCGACCTCCGCGCTCGACGCCGAAAGCGAGACGCTGGTGCAGACCGCGCTCGAAGAGCTGATGAGCCATCGCACCACGCTGGTGATCGCGCATCGCCTCGCCACCGTGCTGTCCTGCGACCGTATCCTGGTGATGGACCAGGGCAGGATCGTCGAGCAGGGCACGCATGCCGAGCTGGTCGCGGCGAACGGGCTTTATGCGAGGCTTGCGCGGTTGCAGTTCGAGGGAGCGTGA
- a CDS encoding GNAT family N-acetyltransferase, giving the protein MSALHLRPYTASDEAAAIDLWHRTWQQAYPQIDFAARLDWWRARWRNELVPKASIVVAEQDGALTGFVTIDGEGYLDQLVVAPDHWGSDAARLLVDEAKRLSPSGVTLLVNKDNSRAIRFYERNGFAHEGSDVNPTSGRPVLKMTWRP; this is encoded by the coding sequence GTGAGCGCGCTCCACCTCCGCCCCTACACGGCCTCGGACGAAGCGGCAGCCATCGACCTCTGGCATCGCACCTGGCAGCAGGCCTATCCGCAGATCGATTTCGCCGCGCGGCTGGACTGGTGGCGCGCGCGCTGGCGCAACGAGCTGGTGCCGAAAGCCTCGATCGTGGTCGCCGAACAGGACGGCGCGCTGACCGGCTTCGTCACCATCGACGGCGAGGGCTATCTCGACCAGCTCGTGGTCGCCCCTGATCATTGGGGCTCGGATGCGGCAAGGCTGCTGGTGGATGAGGCCAAGCGCCTGTCACCATCGGGCGTCACGCTGCTGGTCAACAAGGACAACAGCCGCGCCATCCGCTTCTACGAGCGCAACGGCTTTGCGCATGAGGGCTCCGACGTGAACCCGACGTCGGGACGGCCGGTGTTGAAGATGACGTGGCGGCCGTGA
- a CDS encoding peptidoglycan -binding protein, translated as MALARGRRSEGGFNYWPGFVDALSTLVLSIVFLLSVFLVVQFFLSQEVTGKDKALEQLNAKIAQLTELLSLEKLGKLSLDDQVSQLKAGLASAESERDRMKGLYEGLANAGNDAQGKAAELGKALDSEKAVSARALAQIEVLNQQISALRRQLAALEEALDASEKRDKESQNRIADLGSRLNVALAQRVQELSRYRSEFFGRLRAILGNRPDIRVVGDRFVFQSEVFFDTGQATLLPEGRAELDTVAAALIELDKKIPPEIAWVLRVDGHTDVRPVNGPNFKSNWDLSSARAISVVQYLISLGVPAQRLVAAGFAEFQPLDPGNTEEAYKRNRRIELKLTER; from the coding sequence ATGGCTCTAGCCCGCGGCCGCCGCAGCGAAGGCGGCTTCAACTACTGGCCCGGATTCGTCGACGCGCTGTCGACGCTGGTGCTGTCGATCGTGTTCCTGCTCTCGGTGTTCCTGGTCGTGCAGTTCTTCCTGTCGCAGGAAGTCACCGGCAAGGACAAGGCGCTGGAGCAGCTCAACGCCAAGATCGCCCAGCTCACCGAGCTGCTCTCACTGGAGAAGCTCGGCAAGCTCTCGCTCGACGACCAGGTCTCGCAATTGAAGGCCGGCCTCGCCTCGGCCGAGAGCGAGCGCGACCGCATGAAGGGCCTCTATGAAGGCCTCGCCAATGCCGGCAACGACGCGCAGGGCAAGGCCGCCGAGCTCGGTAAGGCGCTTGACTCCGAGAAGGCGGTGTCGGCGCGGGCGCTGGCGCAGATCGAGGTGCTGAACCAGCAGATCAGCGCGCTGCGCCGGCAATTGGCAGCACTCGAAGAGGCGCTCGACGCCAGCGAAAAGCGCGACAAGGAATCGCAGAACCGCATCGCCGATCTGGGTTCTCGCTTGAACGTTGCGTTGGCGCAGCGCGTGCAGGAATTGTCGCGGTATCGCTCCGAATTCTTCGGACGACTGCGCGCCATCCTCGGCAACCGTCCTGACATCCGCGTGGTCGGCGACCGCTTCGTGTTCCAGTCCGAAGTGTTCTTCGACACCGGCCAGGCGACGCTGCTACCCGAGGGCCGCGCCGAGCTCGACACCGTCGCAGCCGCGCTGATCGAGCTCGACAAGAAGATCCCACCCGAGATCGCCTGGGTCCTGCGCGTCGATGGCCACACCGACGTGCGGCCGGTCAACGGTCCGAATTTCAAGTCGAACTGGGATCTGTCGTCGGCGCGCGCGATCTCGGTGGTGCAATATCTGATCTCGCTCGGCGTGCCGGCGCAGCGCCTGGTCGCCGCCGGCTTTGCCGAATTCCAACCGCTCGACCCTGGCAACACCGAAGAAGCCTACAAGCGCAACCGCCGCATCGAGCTGAAGCTGACGGAGCGGTAG
- a CDS encoding flagellar motor protein MotA: protein MPSGASPRSTMDIEFTKLSSPSVFLLRIVVFLVLCTLVGVVLYKQIANAFFFNPGLNALIGGVLFIGIILSLRQVIRLYPEVRWVNSFRIADPGLAPNRHPRLLAPMAAILGGERTGRMTITQQTMRHLLDSIATRLDEARDISRYLTGLLVFLGLLGTFWGLIETVGSVGTVINGLKAGGDAGALFDTLKEGLAAPLGGMGISFSSSLFGLAGSLILGFLDLQSSQAQNRFYTDLEDWLATTVREYGSGEVAAVASSGGGVASGELQAVVERLRSVLEEGSASRGTTAAMASLAEAIQALVSHMRTEQQMIREWADGQGEQNREIRRLLERIARQPEKS from the coding sequence ATGCCGTCAGGCGCCTCGCCCCGCTCCACCATGGACATCGAGTTTACCAAACTGTCATCGCCCAGCGTGTTTCTGCTGCGGATCGTGGTCTTTTTGGTGCTCTGTACGCTCGTGGGCGTGGTGCTCTACAAGCAGATAGCGAACGCCTTTTTTTTCAATCCGGGGCTTAACGCACTGATTGGGGGGGTGCTTTTCATCGGCATCATCCTGTCTCTCAGGCAAGTCATCCGGCTCTACCCCGAAGTGAGGTGGGTCAACAGCTTCCGGATTGCCGATCCGGGACTGGCGCCCAACCGCCACCCGCGACTGCTGGCGCCGATGGCGGCGATCCTCGGCGGCGAGCGGACCGGGCGGATGACGATCACGCAGCAGACCATGCGCCATCTGCTCGATTCGATCGCGACCCGGCTCGACGAAGCGCGGGATATCTCCCGCTACCTGACGGGGCTGCTGGTCTTCCTCGGCCTGCTGGGCACGTTCTGGGGCCTGATCGAGACGGTCGGCTCGGTTGGCACGGTGATCAACGGCCTCAAGGCCGGCGGCGATGCCGGCGCGCTGTTCGACACGCTGAAGGAGGGGCTGGCCGCCCCGCTCGGCGGCATGGGCATCTCGTTTTCCAGCTCCCTGTTCGGCCTCGCCGGTTCGCTGATCCTCGGCTTCCTCGATTTGCAATCCAGCCAGGCGCAGAATCGCTTCTACACCGACCTCGAAGACTGGCTCGCCACCACCGTGCGCGAATATGGCAGCGGCGAAGTCGCCGCCGTCGCGAGCAGTGGCGGCGGGGTTGCCAGCGGCGAGCTCCAGGCGGTGGTCGAGCGGCTTCGCTCCGTGCTGGAGGAAGGCAGCGCCAGCCGCGGCACTACTGCGGCGATGGCGAGCCTTGCCGAAGCGATCCAGGCGCTGGTCTCGCACATGCGCACCGAGCAGCAGATGATCCGTGAATGGGCCGACGGCCAGGGCGAGCAGAACCGCGAGATCCGTCGCCTCTTGGAACGCATCGCGCGCCAGCCCGAGAAGAGTTAA
- a CDS encoding cyclopropane-fatty-acyl-phospholipid synthase family protein: MSVVSAIIGTAERVPLPDVVIRAAIQRLCSRTATRLSALGAADDAVFAGRMMLRPIAEGAPAGHGEAHTAFIAQVLGPNRKYSSCFYKTDATTLQEAEEEALRQTVEHAGLADGQTILELGCGWGALSLWMARQFPHAKVTAVSNSQSQRAYIEEMAQQRNLLNLRVVIADMNVFAPEGQFDRIVSIEMFEHIMNWRKLMTRVRSWLAPEGRFFVHIFTHRAGSYGFDHANREDWIAQHFFAGGVMPSHQLIRQYADIFAIEKEWRWSGTHYQRTASDWLANFDAHRDAIEASLRNVYGDETTLWMRRWRWFFLATAGLFGYADGTEWGVSHYRMKAAN, encoded by the coding sequence ATGAGCGTCGTGTCCGCGATCATCGGGACTGCCGAACGCGTGCCGCTGCCTGATGTGGTGATCCGAGCTGCGATCCAGCGCCTGTGTTCGCGCACGGCGACCCGCCTGTCCGCGCTGGGCGCGGCCGACGATGCCGTCTTCGCCGGGCGGATGATGTTGCGGCCGATCGCCGAGGGCGCGCCTGCCGGGCATGGCGAGGCGCACACGGCGTTCATTGCCCAGGTGCTCGGCCCCAACCGAAAGTACTCGTCCTGCTTCTACAAGACCGATGCAACCACGCTGCAAGAGGCGGAGGAGGAAGCGCTGCGTCAGACCGTCGAACACGCCGGTCTCGCCGACGGGCAGACTATCCTCGAGCTCGGCTGCGGCTGGGGGGCGCTGTCGCTGTGGATGGCGCGGCAATTCCCCCACGCCAAGGTGACCGCCGTTTCGAACTCGCAGTCGCAGCGCGCCTATATCGAGGAGATGGCGCAGCAGCGCAATCTGCTCAACTTGCGCGTCGTCATCGCCGACATGAACGTATTCGCGCCGGAGGGCCAGTTCGACCGTATCGTCTCGATCGAGATGTTCGAGCACATCATGAACTGGCGCAAGCTGATGACACGCGTGCGCTCGTGGCTCGCTCCCGAGGGACGCTTCTTCGTTCATATCTTCACCCATCGCGCCGGCTCCTATGGGTTCGACCACGCCAATCGCGAGGACTGGATCGCGCAGCATTTCTTCGCCGGCGGCGTGATGCCAAGCCATCAATTGATCCGGCAATATGCCGATATCTTCGCGATCGAGAAGGAATGGCGCTGGAGCGGCACGCATTATCAGCGCACGGCCAGCGACTGGCTCGCCAATTTCGATGCGCATCGCGACGCGATCGAAGCATCCTTACGCAATGTCTATGGCGATGAGACCACTTTGTGGATGCGGCGTTGGCGCTGGTTCTTCCTCGCCACGGCGGGCCTGTTCGGTTACGCCGATGGAACGGAGTGGGGCGTCAGCCACTATCGGATGAAGGCAGCCAATTGA
- a CDS encoding efflux RND transporter periplasmic adaptor subunit → MSGLRARSACVAMMLAAFAPLLGACDESSSAVSAAQPIEPDVSIVTVRPQPRAVVRELPGRISPTRVAEVRPRVSGIVVERLFRQGSEVKAGDPLYRIDPRPFEVEVMAGEAALAKADAALLQAQQQARRIATLTSQRAAPEAENEKTIAAERQARAEVEGRKADLARAKLNLDYATVRAPIDGVVGAALVSEGALVVQNETNLATVQQLDPIYADFTQSVTELNQLRRAFESGDLDRIEADAVKVRLVLDDNTIYALDGKLLFSDAKVDAHTGQVTLRGEFRNPKRELLPGMYVRVRIDQGLDSDAIAVPQQAVQRNGGGGSEVFVVKDDNRIAVQPVRTGSVQDGFWFVTDGLKAGDKVVVEGFQKFAAGDKVKPQSWSEAEASADVRHALKVTR, encoded by the coding sequence ATGTCAGGACTTCGAGCGCGATCGGCATGCGTTGCAATGATGCTCGCGGCCTTTGCGCCGCTGCTTGGTGCATGCGACGAATCCAGCTCTGCCGTTTCGGCCGCCCAGCCCATCGAACCCGATGTCAGCATCGTCACCGTCAGGCCGCAGCCGCGCGCGGTGGTACGCGAGTTGCCCGGCCGGATATCGCCAACGCGCGTGGCCGAGGTACGCCCTCGCGTGTCAGGCATCGTGGTCGAGCGGCTATTTCGCCAGGGCAGCGAGGTGAAGGCGGGCGATCCGCTCTATCGCATCGATCCACGTCCGTTCGAGGTCGAGGTGATGGCGGGCGAGGCCGCGCTCGCCAAAGCAGATGCTGCCCTGTTGCAGGCGCAGCAGCAGGCGCGCCGTATTGCGACGCTGACCAGTCAGCGCGCCGCGCCCGAAGCCGAGAACGAGAAGACCATTGCCGCCGAGCGGCAGGCCCGTGCCGAGGTCGAAGGCCGCAAGGCCGATCTCGCGCGCGCTAAGCTCAATCTCGACTATGCGACCGTGCGCGCGCCGATTGACGGTGTGGTCGGCGCCGCCCTCGTCAGCGAGGGGGCGCTGGTCGTGCAGAACGAGACCAATCTTGCGACCGTGCAGCAGCTCGATCCGATCTATGCCGACTTCACCCAGTCAGTGACCGAGCTCAATCAGCTGCGTCGCGCCTTTGAGAGCGGCGATCTCGATCGCATCGAGGCTGATGCCGTCAAGGTGCGCCTCGTGCTCGACGACAACACCATCTATGCGCTCGACGGCAAGCTGCTGTTCTCCGACGCCAAGGTCGACGCCCATACTGGCCAGGTGACGCTGCGCGGCGAGTTCCGCAACCCCAAGCGCGAGCTGCTGCCGGGCATGTATGTCCGCGTCCGCATCGACCAGGGCCTCGACTCCGACGCGATCGCGGTGCCGCAGCAGGCGGTCCAGCGCAATGGTGGTGGCGGCAGCGAGGTGTTCGTCGTGAAGGACGACAACCGCATCGCGGTGCAGCCGGTGCGCACTGGTTCGGTGCAGGACGGCTTCTGGTTCGTCACCGACGGCCTGAAGGCCGGCGACAAGGTCGTGGTCGAAGGTTTCCAGAAGTTCGCCGCCGGCGACAAGGTCAAGCCGCAATCCTGGTCCGAGGCCGAGGCGAGCGCAGACGTCAGGCACGCCCTCAAGGTCACGCGGTAA